A DNA window from Streptomyces bacillaris contains the following coding sequences:
- a CDS encoding tryptophan 2,3-dioxygenase family protein, whose amino-acid sequence MSTNHPDPEATGADTPYLDFAGTTPYEDYVQADVLTHLQHLRSDDPGEMVFLVTTQVMELWFTVIVHEWETATRALREDRIPVARDALKRSLRELEALNESWRPLAGLTPAQFNSYRGSLGEGSGFQSAMYRRMEFLLGDKSASMLVPHRGAPRVYAELEKALGEPSLYDETLALLARRGYAIPEAVINRDLTQRYVPSPEVEAVWAEIYASDDQNDELVRLGELLTDVGELVWRWRNDHLVATRRAMGSKTGTGGSAGVAWLEKRATKNVFPELWTARSHV is encoded by the coding sequence ATGTCGACCAATCACCCCGACCCCGAAGCCACCGGTGCGGACACCCCGTACCTGGACTTCGCGGGCACGACTCCGTACGAGGACTATGTCCAGGCGGATGTCCTGACCCACCTCCAGCACCTCCGCTCGGACGACCCCGGCGAGATGGTATTCCTGGTCACCACCCAGGTCATGGAGCTGTGGTTCACCGTCATCGTCCATGAGTGGGAGACGGCCACCCGCGCGCTGCGCGAGGACCGCATACCCGTCGCGCGCGACGCGCTCAAGCGGTCGCTGCGCGAGCTGGAGGCGCTCAACGAGTCCTGGCGGCCGCTCGCCGGACTCACCCCCGCCCAGTTCAACTCCTACCGGGGCTCGCTCGGCGAGGGCTCCGGATTCCAGTCCGCGATGTACCGGCGGATGGAGTTCCTGCTCGGCGACAAGTCCGCCTCCATGCTGGTGCCGCACCGGGGCGCGCCCCGGGTGTACGCCGAGCTGGAGAAGGCGCTCGGGGAGCCCAGCCTGTACGACGAGACGCTGGCGCTGCTGGCCCGGCGCGGGTACGCCATTCCCGAGGCCGTGATCAACCGGGACCTGACCCAGCGGTACGTGCCCTCGCCCGAGGTGGAGGCGGTGTGGGCGGAGATCTACGCCTCCGACGACCAGAACGACGAGCTGGTCCGCCTCGGTGAGCTGCTCACCGACGTGGGCGAGCTGGTCTGGCGCTGGCGCAACGACCACCTGGTCGCCACCCGGCGCGCGATGGGCTCCAAGACCGGTACCGGCGGTTCCGCCGGGGTCGCCTGGCTGGAGAAGCGCGCCACGAAGAACGTGTTCCCCGAGCTGTGGACGGCGCGCAGCCATGTCTGA
- the kynU gene encoding kynureninase: MSETTTTAEDLRARALKLDAADPLADRRKLFALDEGVYLDGNSLGALPVHVPARVQDVLARQWGELRIRSWGESGWWTAPERIGDRIAPLVGAAAGQIVVGDSTSVNVFKAVVAATRLAALAGGGRDEILVDATTFPTDGYIAASAARLTGHRIVPVDPADVPGALGDRTAAVLLNQVDFRTGRLHDLPALTAAVHAAGAIAVWDLCHSAGALPVGLDEHGVDLAVGCTYKYLNGGPGSPAYLYVAERHQAVFDSPLPGWNSHADPFGMTPDYTPADGSVRGRVGTPDIVSMLTLEAALDVWDGVSVDAVRAKSLALTDFFLECVEAYVPAGRVTSVTPVAHAERGSQVALRCDEAEPVMRSLIERGVVGDLRRPDVLRFGFTPLYVGFADAERAARVLAEVLEETSAG; encoded by the coding sequence ATGTCTGAGACCACGACCACGGCGGAAGACCTCCGCGCGCGGGCCCTGAAGCTCGACGCCGCCGACCCGCTGGCCGACCGCCGGAAGCTCTTCGCCCTCGACGAGGGCGTCTACCTCGACGGCAACTCGCTCGGCGCGCTCCCCGTCCACGTCCCCGCCCGGGTGCAGGACGTCCTCGCCCGCCAGTGGGGCGAGCTGCGCATCCGGTCCTGGGGCGAGAGCGGCTGGTGGACCGCGCCCGAGCGGATCGGGGACCGGATCGCCCCGCTCGTCGGGGCCGCCGCCGGGCAGATCGTCGTCGGTGACTCGACCAGCGTGAACGTCTTCAAGGCCGTCGTCGCGGCCACCCGCCTCGCCGCCCTCGCGGGCGGGGGACGCGACGAGATCCTGGTTGACGCCACGACGTTTCCCACGGACGGGTACATCGCCGCCTCCGCCGCCCGGCTGACCGGCCACCGGATCGTGCCGGTCGACCCCGCCGACGTACCCGGGGCTCTCGGGGACCGTACGGCCGCCGTCCTCCTCAACCAGGTGGACTTCCGTACGGGGAGGCTGCACGACCTGCCCGCCCTGACCGCCGCCGTCCACGCGGCGGGCGCGATCGCGGTGTGGGACCTCTGCCACAGTGCGGGGGCCCTGCCGGTCGGTCTGGACGAGCACGGGGTGGACCTGGCCGTCGGCTGCACCTACAAGTACCTGAACGGCGGCCCCGGTTCGCCCGCGTACCTGTACGTCGCCGAGCGCCACCAGGCCGTCTTCGACTCCCCGCTGCCGGGGTGGAACTCGCACGCCGACCCGTTCGGCATGACCCCCGACTACACCCCGGCGGACGGTTCCGTACGGGGCCGGGTCGGCACGCCCGACATCGTCTCCATGCTCACGCTGGAGGCGGCGCTGGACGTGTGGGACGGGGTCTCCGTGGACGCCGTCCGCGCCAAGTCCCTCGCCCTGACGGACTTCTTCCTGGAGTGCGTCGAGGCGTACGTGCCGGCGGGCCGGGTCACCTCGGTCACCCCGGTCGCGCACGCCGAGCGCGGCAGCCAGGTCGCCCTGCGCTGCGACGAGGCCGAGCCCGTGATGCGGAGCCTCATCGAGCGCGGTGTCGTGGGCGATCTGCGGCGGCCGGACGTGCTGCGGTTCGGTTTCACCCCGCTGTACGTGGGGTTCGCGGACGCGGAACGGGCGGCGCGGGTCCTGGCCGAGGTGCTGGAGGAGACTTCGGCGGGCTGA
- a CDS encoding alpha/beta hydrolase: protein MSDSPGFPDSAARDRDEAESASAFAHPAVAPDRTAAYGDHPDQVVDFYAPRDGRTAAPLVVLLHGGAWRAPYDRAHVSPLADFLARRGFAVASVEYRRGGEGEPTPGGDPVAGRWPETLDDVAAALDAVPALAARELPEADVRRIVVTGHSAGGHLALWAAARHVLPEGSPWHLPAPPPLRGVVALAPIADFASAVELGVCGGAVTQLLGGGGESGDRDDRTAQADPAALLPTGIATAIVHGEDDIVVPRAVSEAYVDAAAKSGEMVGLTLLGDVGHFPLIDPAADACAIVAEEITQLAW, encoded by the coding sequence ATGTCGGATTCCCCGGGTTTCCCGGACTCTGCGGCGCGTGATCGGGACGAGGCCGAGAGCGCGTCGGCGTTCGCCCATCCCGCCGTCGCCCCCGACCGGACCGCCGCCTACGGCGACCACCCCGACCAGGTCGTCGACTTCTACGCCCCGCGCGACGGCCGCACCGCCGCCCCGCTCGTCGTCCTGCTGCACGGCGGCGCCTGGCGGGCCCCGTACGACCGGGCCCATGTCTCCCCGCTCGCGGACTTCCTGGCCCGGCGGGGGTTCGCGGTGGCGAGCGTGGAGTACCGGCGCGGCGGCGAGGGCGAGCCGACGCCCGGCGGCGACCCCGTCGCGGGGCGCTGGCCGGAGACCCTCGACGACGTGGCCGCCGCGCTCGACGCCGTACCGGCCCTGGCCGCACGGGAGTTGCCGGAGGCCGACGTGCGCCGGATCGTGGTCACCGGCCACTCGGCGGGCGGGCACCTCGCGCTCTGGGCGGCGGCACGGCACGTCCTGCCCGAGGGGTCGCCGTGGCATCTGCCTGCCCCGCCGCCGCTGCGCGGGGTCGTCGCACTGGCCCCGATCGCGGACTTCGCGTCGGCCGTGGAGCTGGGCGTGTGCGGCGGTGCGGTCACCCAACTGCTGGGCGGGGGAGGGGAGTCGGGCGACCGCGACGACCGTACGGCCCAGGCCGACCCCGCCGCCCTGCTGCCCACCGGGATCGCCACCGCCATCGTCCACGGCGAGGACGACATCGTCGTCCCGCGGGCCGTCTCGGAGGCGTACGTCGACGCGGCGGCGAAGTCCGGCGAGATGGTCGGGCTCACGCTGCTCGGGGACGTCGGGCACTTCCCGCTGATCGACCCGGCCGCCGACGCGTGCGCGATCGTGGCGGAGGAGATCACGCAGCTGGCGTGGTGA
- a CDS encoding NmrA family NAD(P)-binding protein: MTILVTGATGTVGRRVVEQLLERGAHVRAVTRDPARAEFPAGVDVVRGDLADPASLESALEGVTGLHLITFDGGLFAPLTTGEEIMRLAREAGVRRVTVLNGGGDTPMETAVRESGLAWTVVMPVEFMANALEWAPGIKADDVVREPFVDRLSAMVHESDIGAVAATALTEDGHGGQVYLITGPQALTVGDKVAAIAAARGRAVELIELTEEEAVTGWRAKGMPEDVIGFLIAVYRDTPPEGRTVIDTVEKVTGRPARTFAQWAGEHAEFFRP, encoded by the coding sequence ATGACGATCCTGGTGACCGGAGCCACGGGAACGGTCGGCCGTCGAGTGGTCGAGCAGCTGCTGGAGCGCGGCGCGCACGTCCGGGCCGTGACCCGCGACCCGGCGCGCGCGGAGTTCCCCGCGGGCGTCGACGTCGTCCGCGGCGACCTGGCCGACCCGGCCTCGCTGGAGAGCGCGCTGGAGGGCGTCACCGGGCTGCACCTGATCACCTTCGACGGCGGCCTCTTCGCCCCGCTCACGACCGGCGAGGAGATCATGCGGCTGGCCCGCGAGGCGGGGGTGCGCCGGGTGACCGTGCTCAACGGGGGCGGGGACACCCCGATGGAGACCGCGGTACGGGAGAGCGGGCTCGCCTGGACCGTCGTCATGCCGGTCGAGTTCATGGCGAACGCCCTGGAGTGGGCGCCCGGCATCAAGGCCGACGACGTGGTCCGCGAGCCCTTCGTCGACCGGCTGAGCGCGATGGTCCACGAGTCGGACATCGGCGCGGTCGCGGCGACGGCGCTCACCGAGGACGGCCACGGCGGCCAGGTGTACCTGATCACCGGGCCGCAGGCGCTGACCGTCGGGGACAAGGTCGCTGCCATCGCGGCGGCGCGCGGCCGGGCGGTCGAGCTGATCGAGCTGACCGAGGAGGAGGCGGTCACCGGGTGGCGGGCCAAGGGGATGCCCGAGGACGTGATCGGGTTCCTGATCGCGGTCTACCGGGACACCCCGCCGGAGGGGAGGACGGTGATCGACACCGTCGAGAAGGTCACCGGGCGCCCGGCGCGGACGTTCGCGCAGTGGGCCGGGGAGCACGCGGAGTTCTTCCGTCCGTAG
- a CDS encoding sensor histidine kinase produces the protein MTETQTKTSSPEIRAAAGAMDGLREDLFRHVFAYRPLPPLSPEGRFIRRLPEGLRRALVWTPHALVLFAAFIVMMSGFATWNFRLLMGLVPAIPVAMTLVRPVAAFWASWAATLFCALLGTDGLWGASAFIAQVVVLVVVAARTRPRTAVWMWLLTLLFGVFLEGGDPSITAPMAVLSAFALLVVTVFQVRRDAEREVRDAEREVTVQRTVTAAERDRRTLLEERTTIARELHDVVAHHMSVVAIQAEAAPYRVENPPPELEQAFVTIRENAVAALTELRRVLGVVRAEDYEAPDAPQPTLAVLDGLLDNVRETGLETEKVITGAVRELPQGVELSAYRIIQEALSNTLRHAPGATARVEVSYVLGGIGLRIVNGPATGLVKPSPGAGHGITGMRERVAMLNGVMTAEATEDGGYEVAVFLPVPPAESEPDEPAAAPGAEVVPYKKADRA, from the coding sequence GTGACCGAGACCCAGACGAAGACCAGTAGCCCGGAGATCCGGGCGGCCGCCGGTGCGATGGACGGCCTGCGGGAAGACCTCTTCCGCCATGTGTTCGCCTACCGCCCGCTGCCGCCCCTCTCGCCGGAGGGGCGGTTCATACGCCGGCTGCCCGAGGGGCTGCGGCGGGCCCTCGTGTGGACCCCGCACGCCCTGGTGCTGTTCGCCGCCTTCATCGTGATGATGTCCGGCTTCGCCACCTGGAACTTCCGCCTCCTCATGGGGCTGGTGCCGGCGATCCCGGTCGCGATGACCCTGGTCCGGCCGGTCGCCGCGTTCTGGGCCTCCTGGGCCGCGACCCTCTTCTGCGCGCTCCTGGGCACCGACGGGCTCTGGGGGGCCAGCGCCTTCATCGCCCAGGTGGTGGTGCTGGTGGTCGTGGCGGCCCGGACCCGGCCGCGTACGGCGGTCTGGATGTGGCTGCTGACCCTGCTGTTCGGGGTGTTCCTGGAGGGCGGGGACCCGTCCATCACTGCGCCCATGGCCGTCCTGTCGGCCTTCGCCCTGCTGGTCGTCACCGTCTTCCAGGTCCGGCGCGACGCCGAGCGGGAGGTGCGCGACGCCGAGCGCGAGGTCACCGTGCAGCGCACCGTCACCGCCGCCGAGCGCGACCGGCGCACGCTGCTGGAGGAGCGCACCACCATCGCCCGGGAGCTGCACGACGTGGTCGCCCACCACATGTCGGTCGTCGCGATCCAGGCGGAGGCCGCCCCCTACCGGGTGGAGAACCCGCCGCCCGAGCTGGAGCAGGCCTTCGTCACCATCCGCGAGAACGCGGTGGCCGCCCTCACCGAGCTGCGCCGCGTCCTCGGGGTCGTCCGGGCGGAGGACTACGAGGCCCCGGACGCCCCGCAGCCCACCCTGGCCGTGCTCGACGGGCTCCTGGACAACGTCCGCGAGACGGGCCTGGAGACGGAGAAGGTGATCACCGGGGCCGTCCGCGAGCTGCCCCAGGGCGTCGAGCTGTCGGCGTACCGGATCATCCAGGAAGCCCTCAGCAACACCCTGCGGCACGCGCCCGGCGCCACGGCCCGGGTCGAGGTCTCGTACGTCCTCGGCGGGATCGGGCTGCGGATCGTCAACGGGCCCGCGACCGGCCTGGTCAAGCCGTCGCCCGGGGCCGGGCACGGGATCACCGGGATGCGGGAGCGGGTGGCGATGCTCAACGGGGTGATGACGGCCGAGGCGACGGAGGACGGCGGGTACGAGGTGGCGGTCTTCCTGCCCGTACCGCCGGCGGAGAGCGAGCCGGACGAGCCCGCCGCCGCGCCGGGCGCCGAAGTCGTCCCGTACAAGAAGGCGGACCGGGCATGA
- a CDS encoding response regulator: MSDIRVLIVDDQMMVREGFSVLLNAMPGITVVGEAVDGRDAVDKVAALFPDVVLMDIRMPGMNGIDATREIVAQVVDAKVLVLTTFDLDEYVYQALRAGASGFLLKDASARQLADGVRVVASGEALLAPTVTRRLITEFSKLAEAPRPPALARVGDLTERETEVLVLIAQGLSNAEIASHLIVAESTIKTHVSRILVKLGLRDRTQAAVFAYEARLVTPG; this comes from the coding sequence ATGAGCGACATCCGCGTGCTGATCGTGGACGACCAGATGATGGTCCGCGAGGGCTTCTCCGTCCTGCTCAACGCCATGCCGGGGATCACCGTCGTGGGGGAGGCGGTGGACGGCCGGGACGCCGTCGACAAGGTCGCCGCCCTCTTCCCGGACGTCGTCCTGATGGACATCCGGATGCCGGGGATGAACGGCATCGACGCCACCCGCGAGATCGTCGCGCAGGTCGTGGACGCCAAGGTGCTGGTCCTGACCACCTTCGACCTGGACGAGTACGTGTACCAGGCGCTGCGGGCCGGGGCCTCGGGCTTCCTCCTCAAGGACGCCTCGGCCCGGCAGCTCGCGGACGGTGTACGGGTGGTGGCCTCGGGCGAGGCGCTGCTCGCGCCGACCGTGACCCGGCGCCTGATCACCGAGTTCTCCAAGCTCGCGGAGGCCCCGAGACCGCCCGCCCTCGCCCGGGTCGGGGACCTCACGGAGCGCGAGACGGAGGTGCTCGTCCTGATCGCGCAGGGGCTCTCCAACGCGGAGATCGCCTCGCACCTGATCGTCGCCGAGTCCACGATCAAGACGCATGTGAGCCGCATCCTGGTGAAGCTGGGTCTGCGCGACCGGACGCAGGCGGCGGTGTTCGCGTACGAGGCGAGGCTGGTGACGCCGGGGTAG
- a CDS encoding cytochrome P450: protein MHVSFDPWSPAFVADPYPAYAALRAAGRAHWFEPTGQWLIPHHSDVSALLRDRRLGRTYLHRFTHEEFGRTPPPAAHEPFTTLNGQGLLDLEAPDHPRIRRLVSKAFTPRTVENLAPTVRRLAAGLVDAFVARGGGDLLGEVAEPLPVAVIAEMLGVPEEDRGPLRPWSAAICGMFELNPSEETAKAAVRASEEFSAYLRGLIAERRRAPGDDLISALIAAHDEGERLTEQEMVSTCVLLLNAGHEATVNTTVNGWRTLFHHPEQLAALRAAPASLPTAVEELLRYDTPLQMFERWVLDDIEIDGQVIGRGAEVALLFGSANRDPERFAEPDRLDLGRVDNPHITFGAGIHYCLGAPLARLELEASFGELLRKAPAMRMVAEPEWQPGYVIRGLKELVVEV, encoded by the coding sequence ATGCACGTGTCCTTCGATCCCTGGTCACCCGCGTTCGTCGCCGATCCCTACCCCGCCTACGCCGCCCTGCGCGCCGCCGGCCGGGCGCACTGGTTCGAGCCGACCGGGCAGTGGCTGATCCCGCACCACTCCGACGTATCGGCCCTGCTGCGCGACCGGCGCCTGGGCCGTACGTATCTGCACCGCTTCACCCACGAGGAGTTCGGCCGGACCCCGCCGCCCGCCGCGCACGAGCCGTTCACCACGCTCAACGGGCAGGGGCTGCTCGACCTGGAGGCCCCCGACCACCCCCGGATCCGGCGGCTGGTCTCCAAGGCGTTCACCCCGCGTACGGTCGAGAACCTGGCCCCGACCGTACGGCGGCTGGCGGCCGGGCTGGTCGACGCGTTCGTGGCGCGGGGCGGCGGCGACCTGCTGGGGGAGGTGGCCGAACCGCTGCCCGTCGCCGTGATCGCGGAGATGCTGGGCGTGCCGGAGGAGGACCGGGGGCCGCTGCGGCCCTGGTCAGCGGCGATCTGCGGGATGTTCGAGCTGAACCCGTCGGAGGAGACGGCGAAGGCGGCCGTGCGGGCGTCGGAGGAGTTCTCCGCCTATCTGCGCGGACTCATCGCCGAGCGGCGCAGGGCCCCCGGCGACGACCTGATCTCCGCGCTCATCGCCGCCCACGACGAGGGCGAGCGGCTGACCGAGCAGGAGATGGTCTCCACCTGCGTGCTGCTGCTGAACGCGGGCCACGAGGCGACGGTGAACACCACGGTCAACGGGTGGCGGACCCTCTTCCACCACCCCGAGCAGCTCGCCGCCCTCCGGGCCGCGCCCGCCTCGCTGCCCACGGCCGTGGAGGAACTCCTGCGCTACGACACCCCGTTGCAGATGTTCGAGCGGTGGGTGCTGGACGACATCGAGATCGACGGGCAGGTGATCGGGCGGGGCGCGGAGGTGGCGCTGCTGTTCGGCTCGGCCAACCGGGACCCGGAGCGGTTCGCGGAGCCGGACAGGCTGGACCTGGGTCGGGTGGACAACCCGCACATCACGTTCGGCGCGGGCATCCACTACTGCCTGGGCGCGCCGCTCGCCCGGCTCGAACTGGAGGCTTCCTTCGGGGAGTTGCTGCGGAAGGCGCCCGCGATGCGGATGGTGGCGGAGCCGGAGTGGCAGCCGGGGTACGTGATCCGGGGGCTGAAGGAGCTGGTGGTGGAGGTGTAG
- a CDS encoding DUF1876 domain-containing protein yields MTATATPRVTVGWHIDLEFEEDSHRTRAAALVRLSDGTEVRAHGYASRHPSDEDQQRVGEEIAGARALNELAMKLLTKAHEEIDEASGRTSYPLT; encoded by the coding sequence ATGACCGCAACCGCCACGCCCAGAGTCACGGTCGGCTGGCACATCGACCTCGAATTCGAGGAGGACTCGCACCGCACGCGCGCCGCGGCCCTCGTCCGCCTCTCCGACGGAACCGAGGTCCGCGCCCACGGCTACGCCAGCCGCCACCCCTCGGACGAGGACCAGCAGCGGGTCGGCGAGGAGATCGCGGGGGCCCGCGCCCTCAACGAACTGGCGATGAAGCTCCTGACCAAGGCCCACGAGGAGATCGACGAGGCCTCGGGCCGCACGTCGTACCCGCTGACGTGA
- a CDS encoding diacylglycerol kinase family protein translates to MSAAEPPGDGDDQLLVVIDPAARRTDGESVRIAKDVLSAGSHAKICLPDTPEEFARALSRRGSRRPVVVGDDHALLRAVAQLHKERELARGVLSLIPVGAAHALEVAHALGVPRGAVAAARTALDGAVRRLDLLVDDSDGVVLGRLRIPAPTPAPGVGAPHTGVTAVWDTCRSLMTSLVRPAAPGAAAAPPGTYRLRVEADGVLLSDLDAPVRDVSVLSQGDGGLADVVVRISDGEEVTVEAKAVTVSGADFRYRADIQTAGPVRTRTWTVRAGAWGLMLPLPASADGTTGAR, encoded by the coding sequence GTGTCGGCTGCAGAGCCCCCCGGCGACGGCGACGACCAGCTTCTCGTGGTCATCGACCCGGCCGCCCGCAGGACCGACGGCGAGTCCGTCCGCATCGCGAAGGACGTGCTGAGCGCCGGCTCGCACGCCAAGATCTGCCTCCCGGACACCCCGGAGGAGTTCGCCCGCGCCCTCTCCCGGCGGGGCTCGCGCCGCCCGGTCGTGGTCGGAGACGACCACGCGCTGCTCCGGGCCGTGGCCCAGCTCCACAAGGAGCGGGAGCTGGCCCGGGGCGTCCTCTCCCTGATCCCCGTGGGCGCCGCGCACGCCCTGGAGGTCGCCCACGCCCTCGGTGTCCCCCGGGGCGCGGTGGCGGCCGCCCGGACGGCCCTGGACGGGGCGGTACGCCGCCTCGACCTGCTGGTGGACGACAGCGACGGCGTGGTGCTCGGCCGCCTCCGCATCCCCGCCCCCACCCCCGCGCCCGGCGTGGGCGCCCCGCACACCGGGGTCACGGCCGTCTGGGACACCTGCCGCTCCCTGATGACCTCCCTGGTCCGCCCGGCCGCCCCCGGAGCCGCCGCCGCGCCCCCGGGGACGTATCGGCTGCGGGTCGAGGCGGACGGGGTGCTCCTGAGCGACCTGGACGCGCCGGTACGAGACGTCTCGGTGCTCTCCCAGGGCGACGGGGGCCTGGCCGACGTGGTGGTCCGCATCTCGGACGGCGAGGAGGTCACGGTGGAGGCCAAGGCCGTCACCGTCTCCGGCGCGGACTTCCGCTACCGGGCCGACATACAGACCGCGGGCCCGGTCCGCACCCGGACCTGGACCGTCCGGGCGGGCGCCTGGGGCCTGATGCTGCCGCTCCCGGCGAGCGCGGACGGCACGACGGGCGCACGCTGA
- a CDS encoding adenylosuccinate synthase, which produces MPALVLLGAQWGDEGKGKATDLLGGSVDYVVRYQGGNNAGHTVVVGDQKYALHLLPSGILSPGCTPVIGNGVVVDPAVLLSELSGLNERGVDTSKLLISGNAHLITPYNVTLDKVTERFLGKRKIGTTGRGIGPTYADKINRVGIRVQDLYDESILEQKVEAALEQKNQLLAKVFNRRAIEAGKVVEDMLQYAEQIKPFVADTTLILNEAIDDGKVVLFEGGQGTLLDVDHGTYPFVTSSNPTAGGACTGAGVGPTKISRVIGILKAYTTRVGAGPFPTELFDEDGEALRRIGGERGVTTGRDRRCGWFDAPIARYATRVNGLTDFFLTKLDVLTGWERIPVCVAYEIDGKRVEELPYNQTDFHHAKPIYETLPGWSEDITKAKTFSDLPKNAQGYVKALEEMSGAPISAIGVGPGRTETIEINSFL; this is translated from the coding sequence GTGCCCGCACTTGTGCTGCTCGGTGCTCAGTGGGGTGACGAGGGCAAGGGGAAGGCCACCGATCTCCTCGGTGGATCCGTGGACTATGTCGTGCGATACCAGGGCGGTAACAACGCCGGTCACACGGTCGTCGTGGGCGACCAGAAGTACGCACTGCATCTCCTCCCCTCCGGAATCCTGTCGCCGGGCTGTACCCCGGTCATCGGGAACGGTGTCGTGGTCGACCCGGCGGTCCTGCTCTCCGAGCTGAGCGGTCTGAACGAGCGTGGCGTCGACACGTCCAAGCTTCTGATCAGCGGTAACGCTCATTTGATCACTCCGTACAACGTCACGCTCGACAAGGTGACCGAGCGCTTCCTCGGGAAGCGCAAGATCGGTACGACGGGCCGGGGCATCGGGCCGACGTACGCCGACAAGATCAACCGGGTGGGCATCCGCGTCCAGGACCTCTACGACGAGTCGATCCTGGAGCAGAAGGTCGAGGCCGCCCTGGAGCAGAAGAACCAGCTCCTGGCCAAGGTCTTCAACCGCCGCGCGATCGAGGCCGGCAAGGTCGTCGAGGACATGCTCCAGTACGCGGAGCAGATCAAGCCGTTCGTCGCCGACACGACCCTGATCCTGAACGAAGCCATCGACGACGGCAAGGTCGTGCTCTTCGAGGGCGGCCAGGGCACCCTGCTCGACGTCGACCACGGCACGTACCCCTTCGTCACCTCGTCGAACCCGACGGCGGGCGGCGCCTGCACCGGAGCCGGTGTCGGCCCGACGAAGATCAGCCGCGTCATCGGCATCCTCAAGGCCTATACGACGCGCGTGGGCGCCGGTCCGTTCCCGACCGAGCTGTTCGACGAGGACGGCGAGGCGCTGCGGCGCATCGGCGGCGAGCGCGGTGTCACCACCGGCCGTGACCGCCGCTGCGGCTGGTTCGACGCCCCGATCGCGCGGTACGCGACCCGGGTCAACGGCCTGACCGACTTCTTCCTCACCAAGCTGGACGTGCTCACCGGCTGGGAGCGGATCCCGGTCTGCGTGGCGTACGAGATCGACGGCAAGCGCGTCGAGGAACTCCCGTACAACCAGACCGACTTCCACCACGCGAAGCCGATCTACGAGACCCTGCCGGGCTGGTCCGAGGACATCACCAAGGCCAAGACCTTCTCCGACCTGCCGAAGAACGCGCAGGGGTATGTGAAGGCCCTGGAGGAGATGTCGGGCGCCCCGATCTCCGCCATCGGCGTCGGCCCCGGCCGGACCGAGACGATCGAGATCAACTCGTTCCTGTAG
- a CDS encoding DsbA family oxidoreductase, with the protein MADPVKIKIWSDYVCPFCMLAEGPIEEAIKDVGVDVEVEWMPFELRAHPQPTLRPEDAYLPAIWERAVYPMARRLGVDITLPTVSPQPYTALAFEGYQYAAEHGLGDAYNQRMFRAFFQEDRDLGEVDVLAALAAEIGLDEAGFRAALADGTYRARHQEALREAAAHQVQSVPTLLVGDIRIEGVPRPAQLRKAILDAQARQAEEAGYGAACGIDGTC; encoded by the coding sequence ATGGCTGATCCCGTGAAGATCAAGATCTGGTCCGACTACGTCTGCCCCTTCTGCATGCTGGCCGAGGGCCCCATCGAAGAGGCGATCAAGGACGTCGGCGTCGACGTGGAAGTCGAGTGGATGCCCTTCGAGCTGCGTGCCCACCCCCAGCCCACCCTGCGGCCGGAGGACGCGTATCTGCCCGCCATCTGGGAGCGGGCCGTCTACCCCATGGCCCGGCGGCTCGGGGTCGACATCACGCTCCCCACCGTCTCGCCCCAGCCCTACACCGCCCTCGCCTTCGAGGGGTACCAGTACGCGGCCGAGCACGGCCTGGGCGACGCCTACAACCAGCGGATGTTCCGCGCCTTCTTCCAGGAGGACCGGGACCTGGGGGAGGTCGACGTCCTCGCCGCCCTGGCGGCCGAGATCGGCCTGGACGAGGCCGGGTTCCGGGCCGCGCTGGCGGACGGCACCTACCGCGCCCGGCACCAGGAGGCCCTGCGGGAGGCGGCCGCGCACCAGGTGCAGTCGGTCCCCACCCTGCTCGTCGGGGACATCCGCATCGAGGGCGTCCCGCGCCCGGCCCAGCTGCGCAAGGCGATCCTGGACGCGCAGGCCCGGCAGGCGGAGGAAGCCGGCTACGGCGCGGCCTGCGGCATCGACGGGACGTGCTGA